A window of Nicotiana sylvestris chromosome 8, ASM39365v2, whole genome shotgun sequence genomic DNA:
GACCTGAAGAAGTGGGAGAAGAATGCTAAGGctaagaaatggcttgtgtgtggactaggtccagatgagtacagtagaatttaaaattgtaccactgctaaggaaatctgggacactttgcaagtggctcatgaaggaacacctcaagtgaagaggtcaagaggaacactgttgtattctcagtatgagaatttcaccataaaGGAAGGAGAAACGATCCAaaagatgtatacaaggttcaccacactgacaaatgaacttaagtctcttggaaggattattcttgaagaagacaaagttgagaagattttgacaagggttctgccagtctcttgggaaagcaaaatcactgctattcaggaatcaaagtaTATGgctaccctcaagctggatgaactaattggaaacCTTGCTGACTATATACTGAGAAGGAAAACCATGAAAACAGATGcaccaaagaaggaaagaaatctGGCTCTTagaattgctgaaggttcagatctggaaAATGAtaaaatggctatgatcacaagagatttcaaaaagtacctgatgagaggaaagaGTTCTttaagaggtacaaccttcaacgaaCCAAGGGCTCTTGAGAGATagaccaatgagggttgctacaagtgtggtaagactgatcagaTGATAAAGAATTGCCCTCattgggaaattgagtggaaggaGGAAATGGCTGAACGAAGGAATATGAAGAAGGAACatgttcaaccaaaaaggaacaaaggatcaacaaaggctatggttggtgcctggggagaaacatcagatgaggactcagaagatgaagctagagatgaacaagcacttatggccattgggGAATCAGaagatgaacaagaggtaagtattcttcatcttaaagacaagattaaattcctctctaaagaaaggttgtctaaGCTACTACTAGATTTCATTGATAtgtctgagataattaacaatgagaagaaAGAGCTATATAGGGAATGTATGATCTTAAAAGagaagtgcaaaaatctagagtctCGGGCCAATGAGAGTGAAAAtgaaaatactgagttgaagaaccaggttcttgaacttgacactagtgtcctagaacttaggtttgagaacttaaaactgaaactaggaataGGAAAGAAGAAAGCCGATCACACACATCTCAACCTAGAAGAAAACTtatgaaaaatgaaggatgacCTATACAGGAAAGATGAGTAGATAAGAgtattaaaagaagatctagggaaggtaaaacatgaactagacagaacttgcaaatg
This region includes:
- the LOC138875022 gene encoding uncharacterized protein, whose product is MSAPPGNWEGQSTARPPLFNGRHYSWWENMMRDHIIGEDYELWDIVIDGPLATTKKNGEGVDVPKTRADYTTEDLKKWEKNAKAKKWLVCGLGPDEYRTPQVKRSRGTLLYSQYENFTIKEGETIQKMYTRFTTLTNELKSLGRIILEEDKVEKILTRVLPVSWESKITAIQESKYMATLKLDELIGNLADYILRRKTMKTDAPKKERNLALRIAEGSDLENDKMAMITRDFKKYLMRGKSSLRGTTFNEPRALER